Part of the Anopheles coluzzii chromosome 3, AcolN3, whole genome shotgun sequence genome is shown below.
agctagaagcgccactagcagataatgtcatgctactgccacctagcatagatgaaacacgaaaggctatccgtcggctgaaaaataacaaggcacccggaaccgacggaattgcagccgaactggtcaagaatggaggtgcacgactagaaaacgagattcatcaaattgttactgaggtgtgggatagcgaatcgatgccttgtgattggaatctcggcatcatctaccccatatacaagaagggagataggttggactgcaacaactacaggggtattacggtgttgaataccgcctataaaatattctccctgatcctccaggatcgccttgtcccgcacgtcgaagagatagtaggaaactatcaaagaggattccgaaacggaaaatcaaccactgatcagatcttcaccatgcggcagatcttggagaagatggctgaatacaaaaacgacacataccatctcttcatagacttcaaagccgcatacgatagcatagccagggtaaaactgtacgacgctatgagctcatttggaatcccggccaaactgataaggctagttagaatgactatgaccaacgtcacatgccaggtgagggtggatggaaaactctcaggaccttttgctaccaccaagggtttgcgccagggggacgggcttgcctgtctcctattcaacttggcgctagagagggccatccgcgactcgagggtggagactacgggaaccatcttctataagtcaacccagatcctggcatacgctgatgatatagacatcattggtctgcggctctcctatgtagcagaagcctaccaagggattgagcaggcggcagagaacctcggattgcagataaacgaggcaaagaccaaactgatggtggcaacatcagcggacctaccaataaataatccaaatctacgtaggcgtgatgtacagataggtgaacgcacttttgaagtcgtcccagaattcacctatcttgggtcaaaggtcagcaacgacaacagtatggaagttgagttgcgcgcaaggatgctggctgccaaccggtcattctacagcctgaaaaagcagttcacctcaaagaacctgtcgcgacggacgaagctgggactatatagtacctatatagtaccagtactcacatacgcctctgagacatggacactgtccaaatctgacgaagccctcttagccgcgttcgagaggaagatgctcagaaggatacttggccccgtatgtgtggaaggacaatggaggagccgctataatgacgagctatacgagatgtacggcgacctcactgtcgtacagcgtattaagctcgccaggctccggtgggctggccatgttgtacgcatggaaacggacgacccagcccgtaaagtctttttaggccgtccacaaggacagaggaggcgtggtaggcccaaattgaggtggcaagatggcgtggaggcgtccgccattaaggccgggataacggactggcagacgaaggcgcgagaccgtgcgcggtttcggacactcctgaggcaggccaagaccgcaaagcggttgtagcgccggataagtaagtaagtaagtaatttgAATACTGCATCAATACCGTACCGGCAATACCGTAGTAGAATGTCTAATCCGAATAAAGtgttggttattttttttggAAGCCTGGGCTCTTGTTGGGTTTCTtacgatagagcacgtcgatgtgacatggGCGATCTCCgtcaggtctcgcttcaccttTTTACAGCCATCGAgatcgctgtgctcccctATGCCTTATGCCGAACagggatcgctgtcgaacaccttcttggtggggcatgaattcggcatcctcatgacatgccccagccatcgtatcctacCAGCCTTCGCCCGACCagtcctgccgatgatgtcgatgtcatccgcgaagccaagaaattggaaagaccggtagaggatcgtgccacggatATCGTGGTCTAGCCCCGCGCCTCGAAAGACACCTTCCAGAGCGATGTTaaagagcagacaggagagtcagtcaccttgcctcagacccctgtgagattcggacgattccgacgtcaagttcgacactctcaccttgcactgcaccccgttcaCGGTGGCCTCTAGCAGCCGGATGAACTTCCCAGGGAagtggtaccgctgcatgatgctCCATAGCTCCTTCCGGTCTATTGTGTCGTAagccgccttgaagtcgataaACAGGTAGTGCGTTGGGATCTGGCACTCTCGgcacttctggaggatctgccgtagagcgaaaatttggtcggtggtggatttgcctccaacaaacccagcTTGGTAGCTGCCAACCAAAATTTGCAGCAAGGGGCGCAAGTCTGCAGAAcaggatctgggacaggatcttgtatGCGGCATTCAGGACTGTGATGGCTGGGAAACTCGTGCAAACCAGCCTATTGCGCTTTTTGTAGACTGGTTGGATAACACCCAGCTTGCACTTCTCCGGGAGTTTCTCCTGCTCCAAGACTTTCACGATCAGCTGATGCATTTCGACGGTAAGCCACTCCGGACCCATCTTGAAGAGCTCGGCCGCCAGTCCATCGCTGCCGGCACAGCTCTTAAGCTGCTTGATGGCACTGCCAATCTCATCCAGAGATGGCGGGGGCACCTCGTCGTCTGCTTTTGGAAGGGTGTTGCTTTTGGAAGGGTGTTGTaatctaaactctttaaaaattattttaactcAATAATTCCAGATAAAAGTGCAAAACCACAACGCGGAATTGtcaaatgctttgttttaagcTGTCAGTTATTATCACAATTTCTATCCATGATGTTGTAGATACTCttaagtacaaaaaaaagtaaaacctGGATCTTTTGTTCATCAAACttcaaaatattgataaattttttttattgatattgATTCATTCTCAAAATTGCTTCCTCAACGAAGACATAAGACAGCGCTAGACCAGAAGAagtttacttattttttatgtcTCATTCCATAAACAAAGATAACATAAATCTATCACATTCTATCCCTTCTTCCGCCTTCTCAATTGTCTTTTAAGCCTTCTCCAAAGATTTATTTACGTCCCTCACACAACCTAATAATGCCCCAAAAGTGTCCCAAATGTTACCGATTAATGAGTCACCGCCCACCTCCCACCTTTCCCGCGCGCTGCCATCCTTAAACTGTTGCcctttttatcaaattttcaTCTCACACTGCTAATTGTTCCTTCATTAACACGAAGCGGCGCCACAGCTGAGGCCGCcccgagagacagagagacgcGAAGACGAAACGAGagtgaccgaaaaaaagggaaggaattAAATTTTATGCAACAATCCTTCCCGTGCTATCAGCCAATCCCACCGCCTTGATGGATGACCACCCGAATTTGAACTCCATTTCCGGGCCATTTCCGGTGGGTAGTAAGTTAAACACACGACCTCGAACCAAGACTACCAActacagaaaaaaaccaacatccCAAACTCACGCTTTATAATATTACAGctcgcaacaacaacaaaaaaacacacaagggGAAggcaattaaaaatgtattatacCCGCCCAACACAGAAATgacaaaacaatatttatggCACGGTGATAAAAGGGGTTGGTTGGTAAAGGTAGGGGTAAAAGTTTCCGATATCATCGAGCCGGCGTAGTTTCAGACCTaccgaaaaataaaacaaaaaacgctaaaCTCAGTGACATCTCTGCAGCCGTTTGGCAGTTCCATAAAGAACAAAACGCTTTGCcgatgggggaaaaaacggaCTTAAAATGGGAAGTAACCCCCCGGAAGGAAAGGACCCGGGGGCACATTTTATTCACTTCCAGTTCCGTCGCCCACTTTGGGTTGACCGCGGGAAGGATAGCGAGGAAAACCCTACCCCAACCACCGGATATGAGacccttttttctttcgggCAACAATCGAGAGAGTCATTTTTACAATCGCTGTAATTAAATTGCCTCCAGCAGTGGCAGTGGCGAAGCTCAACGGGGTTGACAACTGCAGGGGAAATGATTGAGTTTTTGGCAAGGAGCAAGGAGCAACTCAGTGGGAAGGAAGAGAGTCCTccacaaaataacaaaacgcgctgatatgttgcacattcCACCATCGGCCCATTACATTCCCGATTCGGACAGATGCTGTCGATCTGGTGCTTTATGTTTCGACAGCTTTCGGCCTGGAGCTGCACAAACACCTTGTCGTGAATtagttgcagtttttttttcttctgtgggTGGAACGACAGTGAAGGGGTTGATGGGACCCCCTCCACAGGGGAGGAAAACCAGGGAGCCAAAATTTACCGCACCAGTCAAGCATGAAATTAACTTTAAAGCAATGACGAATCCGGGTCCGGTGGTTTCGCCCCAGGAGGGGTGCGGTGCGTCCATGCTTGAGTGCGTTTTTCATTACATTCATTGTGCCGGGCTGTTTTCAGCGGgctgtttccaattttccTCAAGAGCTTCGATTTCGCCAAAACGAAAGTGTGACAAACGTCGTCGGCTGGCGCCCGCCGACCGTGTAAGCGCGCCAGCACAGGTCGTGATTTATTCGCTTCTGCGGTTTTGATTGGCTAA
Proteins encoded:
- the LOC125907350 gene encoding uncharacterized protein LOC125907350, whose product is MINSDLRGGRIYRLLEMPTRNQVRDDEVPPPSLDEIGSAIKQLKSCAGSDGLAAELFKMGPEWLTVEMHQLIVKVLEQEKLPEKCKLGVIQPVYKKRNRLVCTSFPAITVLNAAYKILSQILFCRLAPLAANFGWQLPSWILQKCRECQIPTHYLFIDFKAAYDTIDRKELWSIMQRYHFPGKFIRLLEATVNGVQCKHYRNASTSTDSEADVPVEPLNLINLAAQANRCRADLSLKGGIAAFVA